One Silurus meridionalis isolate SWU-2019-XX chromosome 10, ASM1480568v1, whole genome shotgun sequence genomic window carries:
- the LOC124392184 gene encoding asialoglycoprotein receptor 1-like gives MCGIIAKDNQWDDVQCDLIRPFICYDAGFSGASRFIGFSNPLMTWPDARTYCQTYHTDLASCLNSADNDLLVAIKVVQGDSWIGLHRDMDMWKWSDGTYAPNIPWFPGQPDNYFGSEDCAVVYSGHFYDEQCTNLHYIFCDTISPMRSQILRLQVKSNETGFDPAVQSSILEQMKQKLKEKGMLNYTTVTWKVQPDGNIFHKKINDDL, from the exons ATGTGTGGTATAATCGCTAAAGATAACCAGTGGGATGATGTACAATGTGATCTAATTAGACCATTCATCTGTTACGATG CTGGATTCAGTGGTGCTTCCAGGTTCATTGGCTTCAGTAATCCTTTAATGACGTGGCCTGATGCTCGGACTTACTGCCAAACTTATCACACAGACTTGGCCAGCTGCCTTAACAGTGCAGACAATGACCTATTGGTGGCGATAAAGGTTGTCCAGGGTGATTCCTGGATCGGCCTACACAGAGACATGGACATGTGGAAGTGGTCAGATGGGACCTACGCTCCAAACATTCCATGGTTTCCTGGACAACCGGACAATTATTTCGGCAGTGAGGACTGTGCAGTGGTTTATAGCGGACATTTCTATGATGAACAATGTACCAACCTGCATTATATTTTCTGTGACACCA tttccccAATGAGAAGTCAGATTTTGAGATTGCAGGTGAAGTCTAATGAGACTGGGTTTGATCCGGCTGTACAGTCGTCTATTTTAGAGCAG ATGAAgcaaaaactgaaagaaaaaggcATGTTGAACTACACCACAGTGACCTGGAAGGTGCAGCCAGACGGAAACATCTTCcacaagaaaataaatgatgacctgtaa
- the LOC124392071 gene encoding putative C-type lectin domain family 20 member A, with protein sequence MESSLHHKHLQAEEEESLPSIMTANLLLLLCFAGLLPISVPILRTVPHKYELLMTPKMWLDARSSCRMMYNDAATIVSDTDWLRLQKVTLSEGLTTNAWAGVYNDVYNWRWVLNNIPLAWSNWIPGQPDNIVGNQMCGIIAKDNQWDDVQCDLIRPFICYDAGFSGASRFIGFSNPLMTWPDARTYCQTYHTDLASCLNSADNDLLVAIKVVQGDSWIGLHRDMDMNPAPGRSKTLSVLTETTAWGP encoded by the exons ATGGAAAGCAGTCTGCATCACAAACATCTCCAGGCTGAAGAAGAGGaaag CCTTCCATCCATCATGACagcaaatcttcttcttctcctgtgTTTCGCTG GTCTTTTACCAATCTCTGTCCCCATTCTGAGAACCGTCCCTCACAAATATGAACTGCTGATGACACCAAAGATGTGGTTAGATGCACGTAGTTCCTGCAGAATGATGTATAATGATGCTGCCACAATCGTGAGTGATACTGATTGGCTGAGGTTGCAGAAAGTAACTTTGAGCGAAGGTCTGACAACAAATGCCTGGGCTGGAGTTTATAACGATGTCTATAACTGGCGCTGGGTCTTAAATAACATCCCACTGGCGTGGTCTAACTGGATCCCTGGACAGCCTGATAACATTGTGGGAAATCAAATGTGTGGTATAATCGCTAAAGATAACCAGTGGGATGATGTACAATGTGATCTAATTAGACCATTCATCTGTTACGATG CTGGATTCAGTGGTGCTTCCAGGTTCATTGGCTTCAGTAATCCTTTAATGACGTGGCCTGATGCTCGGACTTACTGCCAAACTTATCACACAGACTTGGCCAGCTGCCTTAACAGTGCAGACAATGACCTATTGGTGGCGATAAAGGTTGTCCAGGGTGATTCCTGGATCGGCCTACACAGAGACATGGACAT GAATCCGGCACCAGGCAGGTCTAAAACGCTTTCAGTCCTGACTGAGACCACGGCCTGGggaccctaa